The Nitrospirales bacterium genome includes a window with the following:
- the panB gene encoding 3-methyl-2-oxobutanoate hydroxymethyltransferase, whose translation MSQKLNTTQGAISEMHKVGQDKRERAKTTLVTLERKKAKKEKVVAVTAYTYPEALLADRAGVDIVLVGDSLGMTTLGYKTTIAVTMEDMISHCRGVWRANKKAMQIGDMPFMSYQPSNEIAIKNAGRFLQEGGCDAVKIEGAMIDRVKAIADSGIVVMSHLGLTPQTRALLGGYRVQGKTKSDVDKILEQAVALQDAGCRLLLLEAVPRESAAYIAANLAIPVYGIGAGEMVDGQLVIMHDLIGMFFEFKSKFVKRYCEVGKLIEESLALYADEVRMGTFPSQENCYEINDGELEKLLADPKWKYVTEEKGATLPHAC comes from the coding sequence TGAGTCAGAAGCTGAATACTACGCAGGGAGCAATCTCCGAAATGCACAAGGTTGGACAGGACAAGCGAGAGCGGGCCAAGACCACGTTGGTCACCCTAGAAAGAAAAAAAGCCAAGAAGGAAAAGGTGGTTGCGGTTACGGCCTATACGTATCCTGAGGCACTGCTCGCAGATCGGGCCGGTGTCGACATTGTCTTGGTCGGCGATTCGTTGGGTATGACGACGCTCGGGTATAAGACCACGATTGCCGTGACGATGGAGGATATGATCAGTCACTGTCGTGGAGTCTGGCGTGCGAACAAAAAAGCCATGCAAATTGGTGATATGCCGTTTATGTCGTACCAACCATCCAATGAGATCGCCATTAAAAACGCCGGACGGTTTTTGCAAGAAGGTGGATGTGACGCAGTCAAGATTGAAGGGGCCATGATTGATCGAGTCAAGGCTATTGCCGATTCAGGCATTGTCGTGATGAGTCATCTTGGATTAACTCCCCAAACCCGTGCACTGCTTGGAGGCTACCGTGTGCAAGGAAAAACAAAATCTGATGTCGATAAGATTTTAGAGCAAGCCGTCGCTTTGCAAGATGCGGGATGTCGTCTGTTGCTGTTGGAGGCTGTTCCGCGTGAGTCAGCGGCTTACATTGCCGCCAACTTAGCGATTCCTGTTTACGGCATCGGTGCAGGAGAAATGGTCGATGGGCAATTGGTCATCATGCATGATTTGATCGGAATGTTCTTTGAATTTAAATCAAAGTTCGTCAAGCGATACTGTGAAGTCGGAAAGCTCATTGAAGAGTCATTGGCTCTATATGCTGATGAGGTGCGAATGGGGACATTTCCATCCCAAGAAAATTGTTATGAGATCAATGACGGCGAATTAGAAAAACTGCTGGCCGATCCAAAATGGAAATATGTGACAGAAGAAAAAGGGGCCACTCTTCCACATGCCTGTTAA